Below is a genomic region from Kribbella qitaiheensis.
CCGCCAGGGTCTGGGTCAGCGTCGAGACGTCGGTGATGGTCTGGTTCAGCTTGGCGCCCTGGCCGTTCAGGTTCGCCGCGGAGACGTCCAGCAGCCGCGACAGCGCACCTTGGTCGTTCGCCCCCTTCGGGCCGAGCGCGACGGACAGGTCGTTCAGGCTCTGGTAGATCTGGTCCAGCTCCAGCGGTACTGCGGTGCGCTCCAGCGGGATCTGGGCCCCGTCGGCCATCACGGAGCCCTTGGAGTACGCCGGGGTGAGCTGGATGTAGCGATCGGCAACGATCGACGGCGAGGCGATCACCGCCTTCGCGTCGGCGGGAACCTTGTGCTCGGCCTCCCACCAGAACTTCACCCGGACCGAGCGGCCGGCCGGCGTCACGCTCTCGATCTCGCCGACCTTGATGCCGAGGATCCGGACGTCCGAACCGGGGTAGACGCTGACCGCGCGCGGGAAGTACGCCGTGGCGCTGACCCGCTTCGGGTGCGGCCAGAGCGCGATCACGCTGACCCCGATCACCACCAGGACGACACCGAGCGCGACCAGCCGGGAGAAGCCGGCGATCTTCCTCATCGGCCACCTCCAAGGATCGGCAGGCCGGGGATCGGCACCTTCGGCAGCGGGATCTCGGGCACCGGCACCAGGTTCTGCACATAGGTGTCGAACCACGGCCCGGTGCCGAGCGTGTTGGTGAAGACCCGGGCGTAGGGCGCCAGGCCCTTGATGCTGGCGTCGAGGGAATCCTGGTTCTTCAGCAGGACGCCCAGTACGGCGTTGACCTTCTGCAGGGTCGGCGACAGATCCTTGCGGTTCTCCCGGACCAGCGCGGTGATCTGGGCGGACAGCTTCTGGGTCGAGACCAGCAGTTCGTGGATCAGCGCCCGCCGGGCCTGGACCGCCTGGAACACCGTGTTGCCGTCCTTCAGCAGCTTGATCAGCTGCGCGTTCCGGTCGGCCAGGATCTTGGTGACGACATCGGAGTGCTGCAGCAGCTTCTTCAGCTCTTCGTCGCGCTTGGCCACGTTCCGGGACAGCCGGGACAGCCCGTCCAGCGAGGCACGGACCTCTTGTGGCGTGTTCTTGAAGGTCGACGACAGGGTGTCCAGGGCCTTGGCCAGCTGGGCGGTGTCGATCCGCTCGGTCGTGTTGGCCAGATCGGTGAAGGCGTCGACCACGTCGTACGCGGAGACCGTCCGGTCCAGCGGGATCTCGGTGCCCTCCTTGAGCTTGCCGTCCCCCGCCGGGTTCAGCTTGAGGTACTTCTGCCCGAGCAGGGTCTTGATCTTCATCTCGGCACCGGTCTTGTCGCCGAGCTTCACGCCCTTGTCCACCACGAAGTCGACCCGGACGTGGGTGCCTTCCAGCTCCACCTTGCGGACCTGGCCGACCCGGACACCGGCGACCCGGATCTCGTCGTTCGGCTTCAGCCCGCCGGCCTCGGAGAACTGCGCGGAGTACTTCGTGCCGCCACCGATCAGCGGCAGGTCCTGGGCCTTGAACGCGGCCAGCATGATCAGCCCGATGATGGTCAGCCCGACCACCCCGATGGTGACCTGGTTCTGTTCCCTGAACGGCTTCACTTCGCGCACCTCGCGGAGTTGTTGTCGTAGGAGACCGGGATCCGGGTGCCGAGCGGCAGGGTCACGTTGCCGTCGAAGCCACAGAGGAAGAAGTTGAACCACGACCCGTACTGCGCGGTCCGGGTCATCGTCTGCAGCTTCTCCGGCATGTACTGCAGCGTCTTCACCCAGATCGCCTGGGTGTCGTCCAGGGTCGTCGCCACCGTGCGGAGCCGGTCCAGATCGGCCTTCAGCGGGACCCGGGTCTGCTGCAACAGGCCGGCCGTCTTGTTGTTCAGCGAGTTGATCGAGCCGAGCGAGCCCAGGATCGGGTTGATGTCCTGACTCAGCCCGGTGATGAACTGCTGCAGGTTGATCAGCAGCTGGGAGAAATTCTGCTGCCGCTGCGAGACGATCTGCAGCGTCGACGTCAGGTTGGTGATCAGGTCACCGATCACCTGGTCGGAGTCGGCCAGCGTGCTGGTCAGCGAGGCGGTCCGAGCGAGCAAGCTCTCGATCGTGCCGCCCTCGCCCTGGAGCACCTTGATCACCTCGAAGGCGAACTGGTTCACATCGGCCGGGGTGAGCGCGGTGAACAGCGGCTTGAACCCGTTGAACAGCACCGACAGGTCCAGCGCGGGCGCCGTCCGGTCCTTGTCGATCAGCCCGTTCTTCTTCATCCGGGTGCCGCCGCCGACGCCCTCGGTGAGCGCGATGTAGCGGTTGCCGACCAGGTTGCGGTAGCGCAGCGTCGCCCGGGTGGTGGTGTCGACGGACTGGTCGGTGTCGACGCTGAACGTCACCATCGCGTACTTGTCCTGATAGATGGCGATCTTGTCGACCTGGCCGACCCGGACGCCCGCGATCCGGATGTCGTCGCCCTTGTTCAGCCCCACGACATCGGTGAACACGGCCCGGTACTTCGTGGTCGCGTTGAAGCTGATGTTGCCGATGGTGACGGCCAGCAGTGCGGTCGCGATCGTCGTGATCACCACGAAGATCCCCAGCCGCACGGTGTCGGCCGTCGTCTTCTTGTCGAAGAGCTTCATGGGGTGACCCCCCTCGGATGTTGGTGCGCAGCTCCGGTGTCCAGGTGGGTGCATCGCAAGGCGGAGGAGGGGCTCGATGCGGGGTTCATCGTGCCCCTCCGACAACGCGGCGAGGTGCCCACCTGGGCGCCGGAGCTGCGTGCCGAACGTTCGAGGGGGGTCACCTTAGGTTCACCTGACCGCCACGGACCAGGGGGCCGATCATCAGGGTGGTCAGATCCGGTACGTCGTCGGCCGGCATCCCGAGCACCGGGCCGGCGAAGGAGTCGATCACCCGCTGCTCGGCCGGGGTGCCGGCGCCGCCGTTGTCCATCGCGAACCCGGGCGCCGACCGGTTCAGGGTCAGGTTCAGCGGGAAGCGGGTGGTCTTGTTGTGGTCGCCGATCACACCGTCGTCACCGGTCACGTACGGCGCCGGGTTGTCTTGCGTGTACGGCCCGGGCTTCTCCCCCGGCACGCTGTAGTTCTTGCCCACGCAGGTCGGCCCGCGGTGGTCCTTGTAGGCCGGCAGCTCGTCCGACGTGTACGGCGTGGGCTGGTTCGTGATCAGCTCCAGGTTGATATGCAGCTCGCCGTCGCGGAACGTGTCGTTCAGCACCGGCGCGGTATCCGTCATCACCTTGAGGAAGCAGGGGAACTCCGGCGAGTACCGCTCCAGCAGGTCCAGTACCGGCCGGCTCACCTCGCCGAGGCGGATCACCCGGTCCTCGTTCTCCTTGAGGAACCCGTCGCCGGTGGTCGACAACGTCTGTACGTCGGTGAAGAACTTCTGCAACTGCTGCTCCTTCTCCACCACGGTGTTGCCGGTGATGGTGAGGTTGCGCAGCGCCCGGACCAGGTCCGGGGTGACGTCGCCGTAGATCTGGGAGACCTGGGTGAGCTTGGTCAGCGCCGCGATCAGGTTCGGCACGCTCGGGTTGAGCTTCTTCAGATACCCGTCGAGCTGGGTGAGCGTCTTGGCGATCTCGCTGCCGCGACCCTCCAGCGCCGTCGCGAGCGTGTTCAGGGTGGCGTTCAGATCGGCCGGATCGACCGCCTGCAGCAACGGCAGCGCGTCGTTCAGCACCTTCTCGATCTCGATGCCGACCGCCGTCTTGTCCCGCGCGATCACGTCGCCGGCGCGGATCGCCCGGCCTTCGCTGCCCTGCGGCGGCACCAGCGCGACGTACTTCTCACCGAACAGCGTCTTCGGCAGGATCCGGGCGCTGACCTGGCTGGAGATCTCCTTCACCTGGTCCGGCTTCAGGGACAGCTCGACGGTGGCCTCGTCGCCGTCGGTCGAGACCTGCTTCACCTCGCCGACGATGATGCCGCGCAGCTTCACGTCGGCGTGCCTGTTGAGCTGGAGGCCGATGTGGCTGGTCTTCAGCTCCACCGTGACCGTGTCGGTGAAGACCTTCGCGTAGAACGCGTAGGTCAGCCAGAGCAGGAAACAGAGCAGCCCGATGAAGGCGGTACCGAGAACACGTCTGGTCAGTGTCTGTGTCACGGCGCTATCCCGCCAGCCTGACCGTGGTCGTCGTACCCCAGATCGCCATCGACAGCAGCAGGTCGACGACGTTGATCACGACGATCGACGTCCGTACCGCGCGGCCGACGGCAACACCGACGCCGGCAGGACCGCCGGACGCGTGGTACCCGTGGTAGCAGTGCACCAGGATCACCAGGACCGCGAAGACGAGCACCTTCCCGAAGGACCAGAGCACGTCGCCGGGTGGCAAGAACAGATGGAAGTAATGGTCGTACGTTCCGGTGCTCTGCCCGTAGAAGGTGGTCACGGTCAGCCGGGTGGCGAAGTACGACGAGAGCAGACCCACGACGTACAAGGGGATCACCGCGATCAGGCCGGCGATGATCCGGGTGGTGACCAGGTACGGCAGCGACGGGATCGCCATCACCTCGAGCGCGTCGATCTCCTCACTGATCCGCATCGCGCCGAGCTGGGCGGTGAAGCCGCAGCCGACGGTCGCGGCCAGGGCGATACCGGCGATCAGCGGGCCGATCTCACGGGTGTTGATGTACGCGCTGACGAAGCCGGCGAAGGCCGAGGTGCCGATCTGGTTCAGCGCCGAGTAGCCCTGCAGGCCGACCTCGGTGCCGGTGAAGAAGGCCAGGAAGGTGATCACGCCGACGGTGCCGCCGATGACGGCGAGCGCGCCGGTGCCGAGCGTCACCTCGGCCAGCAGCCGGAGGATCTCCCGGCGGTACCGGGTGATCGACTTGCCCGACCAGGCCAGCGCCTTGAGGTAGAAGGCGAGCTGCTCGCCGAGGTGGTCGAGCGAGCTCAGCGGCTTCTTGACCAGGTAGTCCAGGGCCGTCATCTCAGGCCCCCTTCGGCGGGACGAGCTGGAAGTAGATCGCCGTCATCGAGAAGTTCGCGACGAACAGCAACATGAAGGTGATGACGACCGACTGGTTCACGGCGTCGCCGACGCCCTTCGGGCCGCCACCGGCGTTCATTCCCTTGTACGACGCGACGACCGCGGCCAGGAACCCGAACACGAGCGCCTTCACCTGCCCCTGCCAGAGGTCGGGCAGATGCGCGAGGGCGGTGAACGAGGCGAT
It encodes:
- a CDS encoding MCE family protein, which translates into the protein MKPFREQNQVTIGVVGLTIIGLIMLAAFKAQDLPLIGGGTKYSAQFSEAGGLKPNDEIRVAGVRVGQVRKVELEGTHVRVDFVVDKGVKLGDKTGAEMKIKTLLGQKYLKLNPAGDGKLKEGTEIPLDRTVSAYDVVDAFTDLANTTERIDTAQLAKALDTLSSTFKNTPQEVRASLDGLSRLSRNVAKRDEELKKLLQHSDVVTKILADRNAQLIKLLKDGNTVFQAVQARRALIHELLVSTQKLSAQITALVRENRKDLSPTLQKVNAVLGVLLKNQDSLDASIKGLAPYARVFTNTLGTGPWFDTYVQNLVPVPEIPLPKVPIPGLPILGGGR
- a CDS encoding MCE family protein is translated as MKLFDKKTTADTVRLGIFVVITTIATALLAVTIGNISFNATTKYRAVFTDVVGLNKGDDIRIAGVRVGQVDKIAIYQDKYAMVTFSVDTDQSVDTTTRATLRYRNLVGNRYIALTEGVGGGTRMKKNGLIDKDRTAPALDLSVLFNGFKPLFTALTPADVNQFAFEVIKVLQGEGGTIESLLARTASLTSTLADSDQVIGDLITNLTSTLQIVSQRQQNFSQLLINLQQFITGLSQDINPILGSLGSINSLNNKTAGLLQQTRVPLKADLDRLRTVATTLDDTQAIWVKTLQYMPEKLQTMTRTAQYGSWFNFFLCGFDGNVTLPLGTRIPVSYDNNSARCAK
- a CDS encoding MCE family protein translates to MTQTLTRRVLGTAFIGLLCFLLWLTYAFYAKVFTDTVTVELKTSHIGLQLNRHADVKLRGIIVGEVKQVSTDGDEATVELSLKPDQVKEISSQVSARILPKTLFGEKYVALVPPQGSEGRAIRAGDVIARDKTAVGIEIEKVLNDALPLLQAVDPADLNATLNTLATALEGRGSEIAKTLTQLDGYLKKLNPSVPNLIAALTKLTQVSQIYGDVTPDLVRALRNLTITGNTVVEKEQQLQKFFTDVQTLSTTGDGFLKENEDRVIRLGEVSRPVLDLLERYSPEFPCFLKVMTDTAPVLNDTFRDGELHINLELITNQPTPYTSDELPAYKDHRGPTCVGKNYSVPGEKPGPYTQDNPAPYVTGDDGVIGDHNKTTRFPLNLTLNRSAPGFAMDNGGAGTPAEQRVIDSFAGPVLGMPADDVPDLTTLMIGPLVRGGQVNLR
- a CDS encoding MlaE family ABC transporter permease; translation: MTALDYLVKKPLSSLDHLGEQLAFYLKALAWSGKSITRYRREILRLLAEVTLGTGALAVIGGTVGVITFLAFFTGTEVGLQGYSALNQIGTSAFAGFVSAYINTREIGPLIAGIALAATVGCGFTAQLGAMRISEEIDALEVMAIPSLPYLVTTRIIAGLIAVIPLYVVGLLSSYFATRLTVTTFYGQSTGTYDHYFHLFLPPGDVLWSFGKVLVFAVLVILVHCYHGYHASGGPAGVGVAVGRAVRTSIVVINVVDLLLSMAIWGTTTTVRLAG